A genomic window from Streptomyces sp. NBC_01429 includes:
- a CDS encoding MFS transporter, giving the protein MGATAAPPSAVERSAIRKVSIRLVPFVALMFFVNYLDRTAVSFAEPNGMGQDLALTAAQFGFASGVFFIGYIVLEVPSNMALHRFGARRWLARIMVTWGIVSLLFTWVQSSEQLYGLRFLLGVAEAGFFPGAILFLSQWVPTRHRTKVLALFYLAQPLTTVIGAPLAGWLIGHHGLFGLEGWRVMFLFVSIPAILLGVVAWFYLIDRPADAKWLNAAEKEWLTSELAAENATKTGSTESSHGREALKEAFRSGRVWVLAMVYFGFIYGLYALAFFLPTIIEGFQESFGTSFSVMDKALITAIPYLPAAVVLFFWSRNATRHGTRTWHVAGPAVIGGISIPLALYMDSPAATIAVITVTACSIFAALPVFWSIPSRFLTGAAAAAGIALINTAGNIAGFAAGYITGWLKDFSGSYTLSMFVVGGFMLLSAVLMVVLARRRPADPSDPADQPLLEVH; this is encoded by the coding sequence ATGGGTGCCACCGCCGCGCCTCCATCCGCCGTGGAGAGATCAGCCATCAGGAAGGTCTCGATCCGGCTCGTCCCCTTCGTGGCCCTGATGTTCTTCGTGAACTATCTGGACCGCACCGCCGTCTCCTTCGCGGAGCCGAACGGCATGGGGCAGGACCTGGCGCTCACAGCGGCGCAGTTCGGATTCGCCTCCGGGGTCTTCTTCATCGGATACATCGTTCTCGAAGTCCCCAGCAACATGGCGCTGCACCGCTTCGGCGCCCGCCGCTGGCTCGCCAGGATCATGGTGACCTGGGGCATCGTGTCCCTGCTGTTCACCTGGGTGCAGAGCAGCGAACAGCTGTACGGCCTGCGCTTCCTGCTCGGTGTCGCCGAGGCGGGCTTCTTCCCGGGCGCGATCCTCTTCCTGAGCCAGTGGGTGCCCACCCGGCACCGTACGAAGGTGCTCGCCCTCTTCTACCTCGCGCAGCCGCTCACCACCGTCATCGGAGCCCCGCTCGCCGGCTGGCTGATCGGCCACCACGGACTGTTCGGCCTTGAGGGCTGGCGCGTGATGTTCCTGTTCGTGTCGATCCCCGCGATCCTCCTGGGCGTCGTCGCCTGGTTCTACCTGATCGACCGTCCCGCCGACGCCAAGTGGCTGAACGCCGCCGAGAAGGAGTGGCTGACCTCCGAGCTGGCCGCCGAGAACGCCACCAAGACGGGCAGCACGGAGAGCAGCCACGGCCGCGAGGCGCTGAAGGAAGCCTTCCGCAGCGGCCGGGTCTGGGTCCTCGCGATGGTCTACTTCGGATTCATCTACGGCCTGTACGCGCTCGCCTTCTTCCTGCCGACGATCATCGAGGGCTTCCAGGAGAGCTTCGGCACGTCGTTCAGCGTGATGGACAAGGCGCTGATCACCGCCATCCCCTATCTCCCGGCAGCCGTCGTCCTCTTCTTCTGGTCGCGGAACGCGACCCGGCACGGAACGCGGACCTGGCACGTCGCGGGCCCCGCCGTCATCGGCGGTATCTCGATCCCGCTCGCCCTCTACATGGACTCACCGGCCGCGACCATCGCCGTGATCACCGTGACGGCGTGCTCGATCTTCGCCGCGCTGCCCGTCTTCTGGTCGATCCCCTCCCGGTTCCTGACCGGTGCCGCCGCCGCCGCGGGCATCGCGCTGATCAACACGGCCGGCAACATCGCGGGCTTCGCCGCCGGCTACATCACGGGCTGGCTGAAGGACTTCAGCGGCAGCTACACCCTCTCCATGTTCGTCGTGGGCGGCTTCATGCTGCTGTCCGCGGTGCTCATGGTGGTCCTTGCCAGGCGCCGGCCCGCCGACCCCTCCGACCCCGCGGACCAGCCGCTTCTTGAGGTGCACTGA